A genome region from Triticum aestivum cultivar Chinese Spring chromosome 2B, IWGSC CS RefSeq v2.1, whole genome shotgun sequence includes the following:
- the LOC123041255 gene encoding uncharacterized protein — translation MLDTVTKMHQQKENKANELNKSREEVNLSHSEGEETSDDDQAKGKQKRVRHTSSSKGSGGPIEKFCKSKPEEVVASKGTKVKVQSALTLKRRKERRNHACEYICQFFYEAGFPYSAVTLSSFVLMLEAIGDFGRDLKGPTPYEMSGPFLKKRKKKVLEKLKAHREPWKLSGCSVMTDAWTDRKGRGVMNLVVHSAYGVCFLDSVDYSAVKKDGKYIFDLVDRCIEDACEKNIVQVVTDNARANEAAASLLKAKRPNIFWTGCAAHCIDLLLEDIGLLPPVEVTITKARSLTVFLYAHTRFLELMIRFLGRIWFGLVLLALQQLI, via the coding sequence ATGCTTGATACTGTCACAAAAATGCATCAGCAAAAGGAAAATAAAGCCAATGAACTGAACAAGTCAAGGGAAGAGGTTAATTTAAGCCACTCAGAGGGAGAAGAGACAAGTGATGATGATCAGGCCAAGGGTAAGCAAAAAAGAGTGAGGCACACCTCTAGCTCGAAAGGATCTGGCGGTCCTATTGAGAAGTTCTGCAAATCCAAACCAGAAGAGGTTGTAGCTAGTAAAGGTACAAAAGTAAAAGTTCAATCCGCATTGACACTCAAGAGAAGAAAAGAGAGGAGGAATCATGCATGTGAGTATATTTGTCAATTCTTCTATGAGGCAGGATTTCCATACAGTGCAGTTACTCTTTCTAGTTTTGTACTTATGCTAGAGGCCATTGGGGATTTTGGCAGGGACTTGAAAGGTCCAACGCCATATGAGATGAGTGGTCCTTTcttgaagaaaaggaagaagaaggtgCTAGAAAAACTGAAGGCTCATAGGGAACCATGGAAGCTTAGTGGCTGTTCTGTTATGACTGATGCATGGACGGATAGAAAAGGCAGGGGAGTAATGAATCTGGTCGTTCATAGTGCTTACGGGGTGTGCTTTCTTGATTCCGTGGACTATTCAGCTGTAAAGAAAGATGGAAAATATATATTTGATCTTGTCGACAGATGCATAGAGGATGCATGTGAGAAGAATATTGTTCAAGTGGTGACAGATAATGCTAGAGCAAATGAAGCGGCGGCAAGTTTACTCAAGGCAAAGCGGCCCAATATATTTTGGACTGGTTGTGCCGCACACTGCATTGATCTCTTGCTTGAGGACATTGGACTTCTTCCACCTGTTGAAGTCACAATTACAAAGGCAAGATCTTTGACCGTATTTCTCTATGCTCATACAAGGTTTCTGGAGTTGATGATAAGATTTCTTGGGAGGATTTGGTTCGGTCTGGTGTTACTCGCTTTGCAACAACTTATCTGA